A part of Helicobacter fennelliae genomic DNA contains:
- the hemB gene encoding porphobilinogen synthase, whose translation MFRRMRRLRFNAGIRDLVRETRLDISDFIFPLFVIEGEGIKNEITSMPGIYQMSIDEILKECEELERLGMTHILLFGIPSHKDASGREALNQNNIVCQCIRAIKNAYPKFVITADLCFCEYTDHGHCGILDMGLKSVDNDKTLQILAQQAVVLARAGADIIAPSASMDGMVLHIRNGLDTHNFTHIPIMSYSTKFASAYYGPFRDVANSAPSFGDRKSYQQDIANRREAILESKIDEQEGADIIMVKPALAFLDIIRDIREQSLLPLAAYNVSGEYAMLKAAQKSGVIDYERVLLETLVGFKRAGADIIISYHAKEIAKILS comes from the coding sequence ATGTTTAGACGTATGCGTAGATTGCGGTTTAATGCGGGTATTCGTGATTTGGTTAGAGAGACAAGATTGGATATTTCAGATTTTATTTTTCCTCTTTTTGTAATCGAAGGCGAGGGGATAAAAAACGAAATCACCTCAATGCCGGGCATTTATCAAATGAGTATTGATGAGATTCTCAAAGAATGCGAGGAGTTAGAGAGATTGGGAATGACTCATATTTTGCTTTTTGGGATTCCATCACATAAAGATGCGAGCGGAAGAGAGGCGTTAAATCAAAACAATATCGTGTGTCAATGCATTAGAGCTATCAAAAATGCTTATCCAAAGTTTGTCATCACAGCGGATTTATGCTTTTGTGAATACACAGATCACGGGCATTGCGGGATACTTGATATGGGATTAAAATCTGTTGATAATGACAAGACATTGCAGATTCTAGCGCAGCAGGCTGTCGTGCTAGCTCGTGCTGGGGCTGATATTATCGCACCTAGCGCATCTATGGACGGCATGGTGCTTCATATCAGAAATGGACTTGATACGCATAATTTTACGCATATTCCGATTATGAGCTATTCGACAAAGTTTGCAAGCGCGTATTATGGACCATTTCGAGATGTGGCAAATTCTGCTCCAAGTTTTGGCGATAGAAAAAGCTATCAGCAAGACATCGCCAATCGCAGAGAAGCCATACTAGAATCTAAAATAGATGAACAAGAGGGCGCAGACATTATTATGGTAAAGCCCGCACTTGCTTTTTTGGATATCATACGAGATATTAGGGAGCAGAGCTTGCTTCCATTGGCTGCGTATAATGTCAGCGGAGAATACGCCATGCTTAAAGCCGCTCAAAAATCTGGTGTGATTGATTATGAGCGCGTGCTTTTGGAGACTTTGGTAGGATTTAAGAGAGCAGGGGCTGACATCATCATCTCATATCACGCCAAAGAAATAGCAAAGATACTTTCATAA
- a CDS encoding pseudouridine synthase, which translates to MRLNVYISHHSAYSRREADELIKQGRVNIERQKANLGDSIDEGQRVFIDGKPLAKAKEEQYTAIVYHKPKGELVSKKDDRGRRVIYQSLGKKYNGFVPVGRLDFASEGLLILSDSKKVVHALMHSDLEREYIIKIDTFITQEMIESMQQGLSLKDTKNGAHKLSKITTMTIAPFVRYEILKNTPHHSRLKVTLTEGQNRELRRFFGHFKANVLDLRRVRYGWIHLNHLPVGKVRFLQRDEYKQLRVFLDSRI; encoded by the coding sequence ATGCGTCTTAATGTATATATATCTCATCATTCTGCGTATTCTAGACGTGAAGCAGATGAGCTCATCAAGCAAGGACGCGTCAATATCGAGAGACAAAAAGCAAATCTAGGCGATAGTATTGATGAGGGGCAGAGGGTTTTTATTGATGGTAAGCCACTTGCAAAGGCTAAAGAAGAGCAATACACAGCGATTGTGTACCATAAGCCAAAAGGTGAGCTTGTAAGCAAAAAAGACGATCGGGGTCGCAGGGTTATTTATCAGAGTTTGGGTAAAAAATACAACGGATTTGTGCCTGTTGGGAGGCTTGATTTTGCAAGTGAGGGGTTGCTTATTTTGAGTGATTCAAAAAAGGTCGTTCATGCGCTTATGCATAGTGATTTGGAGCGAGAGTATATCATCAAAATCGACACATTCATCACGCAAGAAATGATAGAATCTATGCAGCAGGGGCTAAGCCTTAAAGATACCAAAAATGGCGCACATAAATTAAGCAAAATCACAACAATGACTATCGCGCCTTTTGTGCGATATGAGATTTTGAAAAACACCCCTCATCATTCTCGACTCAAAGTAACGCTCACAGAAGGGCAGAATCGTGAGCTAAGAAGGTTTTTTGGACATTTTAAGGCAAATGTCTTGGATCTAAGGCGCGTGCGATATGGGTGGATTCATCTTAATCATTTGCCTGTGGGTAAAGTGCGGTTTTTGCAGAGAGATGAGTATAAGCAGTTGCGTGTATTTTTAGATTCTAGAATCTAA
- a CDS encoding DUF4145 domain-containing protein: protein MNNKFVPPSFYQKAFTCPYCKVLAQIEWQALYDGNAYKLGYSIHIAICQVCKNYSLWQRCGFSQNGKPQLVEEMLYPKSSAIPPAEDMPESIKAIYQEASNVLGDSPRAACALLRLALQELMVYLRDNFAEYKSLKGKNINEDIKELVKLGLSPKVQKALDIVRIAGNNAVHSTKELDINDNPRIAYKLFEMLNFIVQEMITRPKEIDNLFEDNIPEGAKEAIEKRDKK, encoded by the coding sequence ATGAATAACAAATTTGTTCCCCCAAGCTTTTATCAAAAAGCTTTTACTTGTCCATATTGTAAAGTATTAGCTCAAATAGAATGGCAAGCCTTATATGATGGAAATGCTTATAAATTAGGCTATTCTATCCATATTGCGATATGCCAAGTATGCAAGAATTATAGTCTTTGGCAAAGATGTGGATTCTCGCAAAATGGTAAGCCACAATTAGTAGAGGAAATGCTCTATCCCAAATCATCTGCCATTCCTCCAGCAGAGGATATGCCTGAATCCATTAAGGCAATCTATCAGGAAGCCTCTAATGTCTTAGGGGATTCTCCTAGAGCAGCTTGTGCTTTGTTGCGTCTAGCTTTGCAGGAGCTAATGGTGTATTTAAGGGATAATTTTGCAGAATACAAAAGTCTTAAGGGTAAAAATATTAATGAGGATATTAAAGAACTTGTCAAATTGGGACTTTCTCCAAAGGTGCAAAAAGCCTTAGATATTGTGCGTATCGCAGGAAATAATGCGGTGCATTCTACAAAAGAGCTAGATATAAATGATAATCCACGCATTGCCTATAAACTCTTTGAAATGTTGAATTTTATTGTGCAGGAGATGATAACGCGTCCTAAGGAAATTGATAACCTTTTTGAGGATAATATACCAGAGGGTGCAAAAGAAGCAATTGAGAAAAGAGATAAAAAGTAG
- a CDS encoding DUF5710 domain-containing protein, translated as MPRPPIQKHYLYVPYKDKEEAKSLGAKWDSESKKWYVSGNTDLHQFNKWKYPQENEIDINEAYKQFNKALSESGLIIDGLPIMDGKIKRVKVSGDKGSEKSGAYVGYIDGYPAGYIENFKTGERVNWKFKLEQEVQVKSLSNAEIEAIKKTNELRAAQRKEEQLRLNEKTAARLKDEYDNAQIAQVNHPYLKAKGIEVQNLRVDRFGNLLIPLSDSDGKMWSVQRIAANSNKIIGVIKTQKERENGEEYSARKKGCFYSSEPLDLHDQFYICEGFATAKSIEILLDKPSIMAVDSGNLINVCEALLEKYPHKQITICADNDLKNKVNTGLNAALKCKEKYPQINVIKPSMADKNISDFNDLMRLKGVAVARADVKSQLAATQMQYKSQDKEMGNEAVRF; from the coding sequence ATGCCTCGCCCACCAATACAAAAACACTATCTTTATGTTCCATATAAGGATAAGGAAGAAGCCAAAAGTCTTGGTGCAAAATGGGATAGCGAATCTAAAAAATGGTATGTATCTGGCAATACTGATTTGCATCAATTTAATAAATGGAAATATCCACAAGAAAATGAAATTGACATCAATGAAGCATACAAACAATTTAACAAGGCTTTGAGTGAGAGCGGATTAATTATTGATGGATTGCCTATAATGGATGGCAAAATCAAACGAGTAAAAGTCAGTGGCGATAAGGGGAGCGAAAAAAGTGGGGCTTATGTTGGATATATAGATGGATATCCTGCTGGATATATTGAGAATTTTAAAACAGGAGAAAGAGTTAATTGGAAATTTAAGTTAGAACAAGAAGTTCAAGTTAAATCTCTAAGTAATGCAGAAATTGAAGCCATTAAAAAAACAAATGAATTAAGAGCAGCTCAAAGAAAGGAAGAGCAGTTAAGACTTAATGAAAAAACAGCTGCACGATTAAAAGATGAATACGATAATGCACAGATAGCGCAAGTCAATCACCCCTACTTGAAGGCAAAGGGCATTGAAGTTCAAAATTTAAGGGTGGATAGATTTGGTAATTTACTTATTCCTTTGAGTGATAGTGATGGTAAGATGTGGAGTGTGCAACGAATTGCTGCTAATAGCAATAAGATTATCGGTGTAATCAAAACTCAAAAAGAAAGAGAAAATGGCGAGGAATACTCAGCAAGGAAAAAAGGGTGCTTTTACAGCTCTGAACCATTAGATTTGCACGATCAGTTTTATATCTGCGAGGGCTTTGCAACTGCTAAGAGTATAGAAATTCTGCTTGATAAGCCAAGCATAATGGCGGTAGATTCTGGAAATTTAATAAATGTATGCGAGGCACTACTTGAAAAATACCCCCATAAACAAATTACTATCTGCGCGGATAATGATTTAAAAAATAAAGTCAATACAGGACTTAATGCCGCATTAAAGTGTAAAGAAAAGTATCCTCAAATCAATGTTATTAAGCCAAGTATGGCGGATAAAAATATTAGTGATTTTAACGACTTAATGCGGCTTAAGGGTGTAGCAGTGGCAAGAGCAGATGTTAAATCACAACTAGCAGCAACGCAAATGCAATACAAATCTCAAGATAAGGAGATGGGAAATGAAGCTGTAAGATTCTAA